A genomic stretch from Octopus sinensis linkage group LG14, ASM634580v1, whole genome shotgun sequence includes:
- the LOC115218790 gene encoding zinc finger protein 470 yields MKKPTCDLCGKMFSRRDNMERHRIRHLRREVFKCETCGRDFSQKSYLKLHRRLHTGEKPFGCNLCGRAFSRNDHLVIHIRGHQGIKMFNCQICHKAFARRSYLTVHQRIHTNTRPYKCHVCGCAFYRGDHLVRHQTKQHGEIKALPSVELVTSTTQQVHMQTENNNMDSDSFNSQCETIQQEQQQTSLVDQTQIQVVTVQTTSDIEGAELQQAFKCTDIACNTNNNDGIIHNSGDQLVAAVTNGNKTTYHSCSIIHPNQIIPTLQSATNIQPGQENTQQHQIYQATADLSGTGMVYKCDYCSKCFSRHENLERHKSTHLNEKLYSCDICQKSFSRRSYLRVHHRIHTGEKPFVCDRCGFAFSRKDHLLKHKKNNQGERKLSCVPPKPLVDLKEDIITPDGNCQQVAVVVPADASAVTDAEGNLIVTHAPGTDPADVARTIAMYQQEATVNQTDSTGTNQIYPMLSTFPTTIEISQSTAQIFPTIQMYPAATQLNVPLHANVSHEIIIPTSQITQSK; encoded by the coding sequence ATGAAGAAGCCTACCTGTGACCTTTGTGGAAAGATGTTCTCTCGCCGAGACAACATGGAGAGACATCGCATTCGTCATCTGCGCCGTGAAGTCTTCAAATGTGAAACATGTGGCAGAGATTTTAGTCAGAAATCCTATCTGAAGTTGCATCGTcgtcttcatacaggagaaaaacctttTGGGTGTAATCTGTGTGGTCGGGCTTTCTCTCGCAATGATCATTTAGTGATCCACATCAGAGGACATCAAGGAATTAAAATGTTCAACTGCCAAATTTGTCACAAAGCTTTTGCACGTCGGTCTTACTTAACTGTGCACCAACGTATCCACACAAATACTCGTCCATATAAATGTCATGTATGTGGGTGCGCTTTCTATCGTGGAGACCATCTTGTTCGGCATCAAACTAAGCAGCATGGAGAAATAAAGGCTCTTCCTTCTGTTGAACTTGTTACAAGCACAACTCAGCAGGTTCATATGCAGACTGAAAACAATAATATGGATTCTGATAGTTTTAACAGCCAATGTGAGACTattcaacaagagcaacaacaaaccTCTCTTGTTGACCAAACACAAATACAAGTCGTTACAGTACAAACCACAAGTGATATCGAAGGAGCAGAATTGCAGCAAGCTTTTAAATGTACTGACATCGCttgcaacaccaacaataatgatGGTATTATTCACAATTCGGGAGACCAGTTAGTAGCAGCTGTTACTAATGGTAACAAGACCACTTACCATTCTTGCAGTATTATCCATCCCAACCAAATAATACCAACTCTCCAAAGTGCTACTAATATACAGCCAGGCCAGGAAAACACACAACAGCATCAGATATATCAAGCTACTGCTGACTTAAGTGGAACTGGTATGGTTTACAAGTGTGATTACTGTTCAAAATGTTTCTCCCGTCATGAAAACTTGGAGCGTCACAAATCAACTCACCTTAATGAGAAACTTTATAGCTGTGACATATGTCAAAAGAGTTTTTCACGCAGGTCTTATCTCAGAGTCCATCATCGcatccatacaggtgagaaaccgttTGTCTGTGACAGGTGTGGTTTTGCTTTCTCACGGAAAGACCACTTAttaaaacacaagaaaaataatcaaGGAGAGCGTAAGCTGAGCTGTGTTCCTCCCAAGCCACTTGTTGATCTGAAGGAAGATATTATCACACCTGACGGAAACTGTCAACAGGTAGCAGTCGTTGTGCCAGCTGATGCATCTGCTGTGACTGATGCTGAAGGCAATTTAATTGTTACTCATGCCCCTGGTACAGATCCAGCTGATGTGGCCAGAACTATTGCCATGTATCAACAAGAAGCTACTGTCAATCAGACAGACAGCACTGGCACAAACCAAATCTATCCAATGCTGTCAACATTTCCCACAACTATTGAAATCTCACAATCAACAGCTCAAATATTCCCAACTATTCAGATGTACCCGGCTGCCACACAGCTCAATGTACCTCTTCATGCAAATGTCTCTCATGAAATTATTATTCCAACTTCGCAGATTACACAGAGCAAATAA